The Thermus brockianus genome window below encodes:
- a CDS encoding universal stress protein, whose product MYRTILMPTDGSPCSFQALEHGLSLAKALGAKVHFLYVLENPAQAIWIAPESVPYGLELLEDLKKAGEEAIRKALDLAREKGVEATGEVKEGTPIPTIVEAAKGFDLLVMGTHGRTGLDKLLLGSVTEGVLHRVSVPVLVVRCR is encoded by the coding sequence ATGTACAGGACCATCCTTATGCCCACGGACGGGAGTCCCTGCAGCTTCCAGGCCCTGGAGCACGGCCTTTCCTTGGCCAAGGCCTTGGGGGCCAAGGTCCACTTCCTCTACGTGTTGGAAAACCCCGCCCAGGCCATCTGGATCGCCCCTGAAAGCGTCCCCTATGGCCTTGAACTTTTGGAGGACCTGAAGAAGGCGGGGGAGGAGGCCATCCGGAAGGCCTTGGATCTGGCCCGGGAAAAGGGGGTGGAGGCCACGGGGGAGGTGAAGGAGGGTACCCCCATCCCCACCATCGTGGAGGCGGCCAAGGGCTTTGACCTTCTCGTCATGGGCACCCACGGGCGCACGGGGCTGGACAAGCTCCTTCTGGGCTCGGTGACGGAGGGGGTGCTCCACCGGGTTTCCGTGCCGGTTCTGGTGGTGCGTTGCCGCTAG
- the rlmB gene encoding 23S rRNA (guanosine(2251)-2'-O)-methyltransferase RlmB: MWIYGRNPVLEAIREGRARKVLVAKGVEAWLIRELERLGAPFEFVPRIELDTLLRTTHHQGLAAEVEVPAHATLEDALRLAEARGELPLLAVLDGITDPRNYGAMIRSALALGAHGVVSEERRAAPLSPLALKASAGAALKLPVVKVKNLPRTLKELKERGLWIYGLDLRGGKTPRELDFQRPLALVVGSEGEGMRRLVRETCDELFRIPIRPEAESLNASVALAIALYQAGLSRGVG, translated from the coding sequence ATGTGGATCTACGGGAGGAACCCGGTTCTTGAGGCCATCCGGGAAGGCCGCGCCCGAAAGGTCTTGGTGGCGAAGGGCGTGGAGGCGTGGCTCATCCGGGAACTGGAACGGCTTGGAGCCCCTTTTGAGTTCGTCCCCCGCATTGAGCTGGACACCCTCCTTCGCACCACCCACCACCAGGGCCTGGCGGCGGAGGTGGAGGTACCCGCCCACGCCACCTTGGAGGACGCCCTTCGCCTGGCGGAGGCCCGGGGCGAGCTTCCCCTTTTGGCGGTCCTGGACGGGATCACCGACCCCAGGAACTATGGGGCCATGATCCGGAGCGCCCTGGCCCTGGGGGCCCACGGGGTGGTCTCCGAGGAAAGGCGGGCCGCCCCCCTTTCCCCCCTGGCCCTCAAGGCGAGCGCCGGAGCCGCCCTCAAGCTTCCCGTGGTCAAGGTGAAAAACCTTCCCCGCACCCTGAAGGAACTCAAGGAACGGGGGCTTTGGATTTACGGGCTAGACCTGCGGGGGGGAAAGACGCCCAGGGAACTAGACTTCCAAAGGCCCCTGGCCCTGGTGGTGGGCTCCGAGGGGGAAGGGATGCGGCGGCTCGTGCGGGAAACCTGCGACGAGCTTTTCCGCATCCCCATCCGGCCCGAGGCGGAGTCCCTAAACGCCTCCGTGGCCCTCGCCATCGCCCTGTACCAGGCGGGGCTTTCCCGGGGTGTAGGATAG
- a CDS encoding glucokinase, with translation MRVVGLDLGGTKIAAGVFDGERLLSKVILPTPKEGGMAVVRALAEAARQAEAEAGEKGVAIGLGTPGPLDFRQGTIRFTPNIPGLVDFPIRKLLEEATGKPVHLENDANAAALAEHHLGAAKGERSSLFLTVSTGIGGGVVLEGRVLRGERGQGGELGHITLLPGGPVCGCGLEGCLEALAAGRALEREAAYAYHRPLSNQELFALFEEGDPKAQRILLQAARYVGLGLASLVKAFDPGAVVVGGGLALNAPEGYWDALQSAYRHYLAGWEVPPLRKARLGGEAGLLGAALTAYLEVRDGSG, from the coding sequence ATGAGGGTGGTGGGCCTGGACCTGGGCGGCACCAAGATCGCCGCCGGGGTGTTTGACGGGGAAAGGCTCCTCTCCAAGGTCATCCTCCCCACGCCCAAGGAAGGAGGGATGGCGGTGGTGCGGGCCCTGGCGGAGGCGGCAAGGCAGGCGGAAGCGGAGGCGGGGGAAAAGGGGGTGGCCATCGGCCTCGGCACCCCGGGGCCTTTGGACTTCCGCCAAGGCACAATCCGCTTTACCCCCAACATCCCCGGCCTCGTGGACTTCCCCATCCGGAAGCTCCTGGAGGAGGCCACGGGCAAACCCGTCCACCTGGAAAACGACGCCAACGCCGCCGCCCTCGCCGAGCACCACCTGGGGGCGGCCAAAGGGGAGAGGAGCTCCCTCTTCCTCACGGTCTCCACCGGCATCGGGGGCGGGGTGGTCCTCGAGGGGAGGGTCCTGCGGGGGGAAAGGGGGCAAGGGGGGGAGCTCGGCCACATCACCCTCCTCCCGGGGGGACCGGTGTGCGGCTGCGGGCTGGAAGGGTGCTTGGAGGCCTTGGCCGCCGGGCGGGCTTTGGAACGGGAAGCCGCCTACGCCTACCACCGCCCCCTAAGCAACCAGGAACTCTTCGCCCTCTTTGAGGAAGGCGACCCCAAGGCGCAGCGCATCCTCCTCCAGGCGGCCCGTTACGTGGGCCTGGGCCTCGCCAGCCTGGTCAAGGCCTTTGACCCGGGGGCGGTGGTGGTGGGCGGGGGACTTGCCCTGAACGCCCCGGAAGGCTACTGGGACGCCCTGCAGTCCGCCTACCGCCACTACCTGGCGGGCTGGGAGGTACCCCCCTTGCGCAAGGCCAGGCTTGGGGGAGAGGCGGGGCTTCTGGGGGCCGCCCTCACCGCTTACCTGGAGGTGCGGGATGGAAGCGGGTAA
- a CDS encoding DUF2905 domain-containing protein, protein MEAGKALVYLGLFLVALGLLLLYFPKLFAWFGHLPGDLRIEREGLRVYIPITSALLLSLLLTLLLNLFGHFWRR, encoded by the coding sequence ATGGAAGCGGGTAAGGCGCTCGTTTACCTGGGGCTTTTCCTCGTGGCCTTGGGGCTTCTTCTCCTCTACTTCCCCAAGCTCTTCGCCTGGTTCGGCCACCTGCCGGGGGACCTCCGCATAGAGCGGGAGGGCCTAAGGGTGTACATCCCCATCACCTCGGCCCTCCTGCTTTCCCTTCTCCTCACCCTCCTTCTGAACCTCTTCGGCCACTTCTGGCGGCGCTAG
- the folE gene encoding GTP cyclohydrolase I FolE — MERKMVEIEETGLSFETELDLDRLKALAADWLLAIGEDPNREGLLKTPERVAKAWAFLTRGYRQDLKEIVNGAIFQAEGSEMVVVKGIEFYSLCEHHLLPFFGQVHIGYIPNGKILGLSKFARIVDLFARRLQVQERLAVQIAEAIQEVLEPQGVGVVVEGVHLCMMMRGVEKQHSRTVTSAMLGVFRESQKTREEFLSHLR, encoded by the coding sequence ATGGAGCGCAAGATGGTGGAGATTGAAGAAACCGGGCTTTCCTTTGAGACCGAGCTGGACCTGGACCGCCTCAAGGCCCTGGCGGCGGACTGGCTCCTGGCCATCGGCGAGGACCCGAACCGGGAGGGGCTTTTGAAGACCCCGGAGCGGGTGGCCAAGGCCTGGGCCTTCCTCACCCGGGGCTACCGCCAAGACCTCAAGGAAATCGTGAACGGGGCCATTTTCCAGGCGGAGGGGAGCGAGATGGTGGTGGTGAAAGGGATTGAGTTCTACTCCCTCTGCGAGCACCACCTCCTACCCTTTTTCGGCCAGGTGCACATCGGCTACATCCCCAACGGCAAGATCCTGGGCCTTTCCAAGTTCGCCCGCATCGTGGACCTCTTCGCCCGCCGGCTCCAGGTGCAAGAGCGCCTGGCGGTCCAGATCGCCGAGGCCATTCAGGAGGTCCTCGAGCCCCAGGGGGTGGGGGTGGTGGTGGAGGGGGTGCACCTGTGCATGATGATGCGGGGGGTGGAGAAGCAGCACTCCCGCACCGTCACCAGCGCCATGCTCGGCGTCTTCCGGGAAAGCCAGAAGACGCGGGAGGAGTTTTTGAGCCACCTCCGCTAG
- a CDS encoding gamma carbonic anhydrase family protein: MSVYRFEDKLPKVHPTAFLAPGAYVVGAVEVGEGASLWFGAVARGDLERVVVGPGTNVQDGAILHADPGFPCLLGPSVTVGHRAVVHGAVVEEGALIGMGAIVLNGARIGKNAVVGAGAVVPAGMEVPEGMLALGVPARVVRPAEPPGNAPRYQALAERYRKGLFPVEPPRRYRLTLRGQDALNPFSELHLRLKRQKREALEALRQAAQGFPLAPEVALPLVEEGFLTPE; encoded by the coding sequence TTGAGCGTTTACCGCTTTGAGGACAAGCTTCCCAAGGTCCACCCCACCGCCTTCCTAGCCCCCGGGGCCTATGTGGTGGGGGCGGTGGAGGTGGGAGAGGGGGCTTCCCTCTGGTTCGGCGCCGTGGCCCGGGGGGATTTGGAAAGGGTGGTGGTGGGCCCCGGCACCAACGTGCAGGACGGGGCCATCCTCCACGCCGACCCCGGCTTCCCCTGCCTCCTGGGGCCTTCCGTCACCGTGGGCCACCGGGCGGTGGTCCATGGGGCGGTGGTGGAGGAGGGGGCCCTGATCGGGATGGGGGCCATCGTCCTGAACGGGGCAAGGATTGGGAAAAACGCCGTGGTGGGCGCGGGGGCGGTGGTGCCGGCGGGGATGGAGGTGCCCGAGGGGATGCTGGCCCTGGGGGTGCCGGCCCGGGTGGTCCGCCCCGCAGAACCCCCCGGCAACGCCCCCCGGTACCAGGCCCTGGCCGAGCGCTACCGGAAGGGTCTTTTCCCCGTGGAGCCCCCCAGGCGCTACCGCCTCACCCTGAGGGGCCAGGACGCCCTTAACCCCTTTAGCGAGCTCCACCTGCGGCTCAAGCGGCAAAAGAGGGAGGCCCTGGAGGCCCTGCGCCAGGCGGCCCAGGGGTTTCCCCTAGCCCCGGAGGTGGCCTTGCCCCTGGTGGAGGAGGGCTTCCTTACGCCCGAGTGA
- a CDS encoding NUDIX hydrolase — MELGAGGVVFNAKREVLLLRDRMGFWVFPKGHIEAGESLERAAVREVLEETGVQAVVLGPLYPTRYVNAKGVEREVHWFLMRGEGEPRLERGMSGVGWFAPEEARALLSFPEDLGLLEVALERLPL, encoded by the coding sequence GTGGAGCTAGGCGCCGGGGGCGTGGTCTTCAACGCTAAACGGGAGGTGCTTCTCCTACGGGACCGCATGGGCTTTTGGGTTTTCCCCAAGGGGCATATTGAGGCGGGGGAAAGCCTGGAGAGGGCAGCGGTGCGGGAGGTTCTGGAGGAAACCGGGGTCCAGGCGGTGGTCCTAGGCCCCCTCTACCCCACCCGCTATGTGAACGCCAAGGGGGTGGAACGGGAGGTCCACTGGTTCCTCATGCGGGGCGAAGGGGAGCCCCGGCTGGAAAGGGGCATGAGCGGGGTGGGTTGGTTCGCCCCCGAGGAGGCCCGGGCCCTCCTTTCCTTCCCCGAGGACCTGGGCCTTTTGGAGGTGGCCCTTGAGCGTTTACCGCTTTGA
- a CDS encoding DUF1028 domain-containing protein has translation MVVATFSLVARDPETGDLGVAVASKFLAVGAVVPFARAQVGAIATQSYANPRFGSQGLALLAEGASPEGVLEAFRRTDPDLERRQFGLVSARGEALSFTGALCHPWAGGVVGEGFAAQGNLLAGPEVVEAMAETFAREKALPFPERLLRALEAAEAAGGDRRGRQSAALLVVGEGKGYGGLWDRYIDLRVDDHPEPLAELSRLLSLHRLLFESPKAKRPLRPEEVRWLQGVLWGLGLYPGEAHGVFDRATEEAFLALIGMENLEERYQGGPEVDEATLDYLKGRYGWS, from the coding sequence ATGGTGGTGGCCACCTTTTCCCTGGTGGCCCGGGACCCTGAGACCGGGGATCTGGGCGTGGCCGTGGCCAGCAAGTTCCTGGCGGTGGGGGCCGTGGTGCCCTTCGCCAGGGCCCAGGTGGGGGCCATCGCCACCCAGTCCTACGCCAACCCCCGCTTCGGGTCCCAGGGCCTGGCCCTCTTGGCGGAGGGGGCGAGCCCGGAAGGGGTCCTGGAGGCCTTCCGCCGCACCGACCCCGACCTGGAAAGGCGGCAGTTCGGCCTGGTGAGCGCCAGGGGGGAGGCCCTGAGCTTCACCGGGGCCCTTTGCCACCCCTGGGCCGGGGGGGTGGTGGGGGAGGGCTTCGCCGCCCAGGGCAACCTCTTGGCGGGCCCCGAGGTGGTGGAGGCCATGGCGGAAACCTTCGCGCGGGAAAAGGCCCTTCCTTTCCCCGAAAGGCTCCTTCGGGCCCTCGAGGCGGCGGAGGCGGCCGGGGGGGATAGGCGGGGCCGGCAGTCCGCCGCCCTTCTGGTGGTGGGGGAGGGGAAGGGGTACGGGGGGCTTTGGGACCGCTATATAGACCTGCGGGTGGACGACCATCCCGAGCCCCTGGCGGAGCTTTCCCGCCTCCTTTCCCTCCACCGCCTCCTCTTTGAAAGCCCCAAGGCCAAGCGTCCCCTGAGGCCGGAGGAGGTGCGCTGGCTCCAAGGGGTGCTCTGGGGGCTTGGCCTCTACCCCGGGGAGGCCCACGGGGTCTTTGACCGGGCGACGGAGGAGGCCTTTTTGGCCCTTATCGGCATGGAGAACCTGGAGGAGCGCTACCAAGGGGGTCCCGAGGTGGACGAGGCCACCTTGGACTACCTCAAGGGGAGGTACGGGTGGAGCTAG
- the typA gene encoding translational GTPase TypA has product MEIRNIAIIAHVDHGKTTLVDAMLRQAKALKKEEGERILDSFDLERERGITILAKNTAVVWDGVKVNIVDTPGHADFGGEVERALSLVDGVLLLVDAAEGPMPQTRFVLRKALEAGLKPIVVLNKVDKKEARPDEVLNLTFDLMVELGASEAQLDFPYLYAIGREGRAWRDEPREDLAELFQTILDHVPPPRWTEGPFQLLVANLDHSPYLGRVAVGKVARGRVRKGETVAILKEGNQALAKVAAVYTHQGLERVEVEESLPGDIVALAGVEGAEIGDTLASPEAPEPLPRLAVDEPTVALTLTPNTSPFAGREGKYVTGQKLKERLERELRTNVALQVLEVAPEVFELRGRGELHLAILLETMRREGYEFSVGQPRVLLKDGLEPYELLVVEAPKERFGAVMEALGTRRAEMVHMEGGERVRAEFVLPARALFGFRSLFLSLTGGEGILSHTFHGYGPEAGPIPTRTTGSAVAMEAGVATPYSLHRLQERVQFFIEPGTEVYVGMIVGEHVRENDLEVNVTTAKKLTNIRAAGSDENIRLIPPRKLSLEEALEFLAEDELLEVTPQSLRLRKQVLDPAKRKRLVK; this is encoded by the coding sequence ATGGAGATTAGAAACATTGCCATCATTGCCCACGTGGACCACGGCAAAACCACCTTGGTGGACGCCATGCTCCGCCAAGCCAAGGCCTTGAAGAAAGAGGAGGGTGAGCGCATCCTGGACTCCTTTGACCTGGAGCGGGAGCGGGGGATCACCATCCTGGCCAAGAACACCGCCGTGGTCTGGGACGGGGTGAAGGTCAACATCGTGGATACCCCGGGCCACGCGGACTTTGGCGGGGAGGTGGAGCGGGCCCTTTCCCTGGTGGACGGGGTGCTCCTCTTGGTGGACGCCGCCGAGGGTCCCATGCCCCAGACCCGCTTCGTGCTCCGGAAGGCCCTCGAGGCCGGCCTCAAGCCCATCGTGGTCCTCAACAAGGTGGACAAAAAGGAAGCCCGCCCCGACGAGGTCCTCAACCTCACCTTTGACCTCATGGTGGAGCTTGGCGCCTCCGAGGCGCAGCTGGACTTCCCCTACCTCTACGCCATCGGCCGGGAGGGAAGGGCCTGGCGGGACGAGCCCCGGGAGGACCTGGCGGAGCTTTTCCAAACCATCTTGGACCACGTGCCCCCGCCCCGCTGGACGGAAGGCCCTTTCCAACTCCTGGTGGCCAACCTGGACCACTCCCCTTACCTGGGCCGGGTAGCCGTGGGCAAGGTGGCCCGGGGCCGGGTGCGCAAGGGGGAAACGGTGGCCATCCTGAAGGAAGGGAACCAGGCCCTGGCCAAGGTGGCGGCGGTCTACACCCACCAGGGCCTGGAACGGGTGGAGGTGGAGGAAAGCCTTCCCGGGGACATCGTGGCCCTGGCGGGGGTGGAAGGGGCGGAGATCGGGGACACCCTGGCGAGCCCGGAGGCCCCCGAGCCCCTGCCCCGCCTGGCGGTGGACGAACCCACCGTGGCCCTCACCCTCACCCCCAACACCTCCCCCTTCGCCGGAAGGGAGGGGAAGTACGTCACGGGGCAGAAGCTCAAGGAGCGCCTAGAGCGGGAGCTTCGCACCAACGTGGCCCTACAGGTCTTGGAGGTGGCCCCCGAGGTGTTTGAGCTGAGGGGCCGCGGGGAGCTTCACCTGGCCATCCTCTTGGAAACCATGCGCCGGGAGGGCTACGAGTTCAGCGTGGGCCAGCCCCGGGTCCTCCTCAAGGATGGCCTCGAGCCCTACGAGCTTCTGGTGGTGGAAGCCCCTAAAGAGCGCTTCGGAGCGGTCATGGAGGCCCTAGGAACCAGGCGGGCGGAGATGGTGCACATGGAGGGGGGAGAAAGGGTGCGGGCGGAGTTCGTCCTCCCCGCCCGGGCCCTCTTCGGCTTCCGTAGCCTGTTCCTTTCCCTCACCGGAGGAGAAGGGATCCTAAGCCACACCTTCCACGGCTACGGCCCCGAGGCTGGCCCCATCCCCACCCGCACCACGGGGAGCGCCGTGGCCATGGAGGCCGGGGTGGCCACCCCGTATAGCCTCCACCGCCTGCAGGAAAGGGTGCAGTTTTTCATTGAGCCCGGGACCGAGGTCTACGTGGGCATGATCGTGGGGGAGCACGTGCGGGAAAACGACCTGGAGGTGAACGTCACCACCGCCAAGAAGCTCACCAACATCCGGGCCGCAGGCTCCGACGAGAACATCCGCCTCATCCCGCCCAGGAAGCTCTCGCTGGAGGAGGCCCTGGAGTTCCTGGCCGAAGACGAGCTCTTGGAGGTCACGCCCCAAAGCCTGCGCTTGCGGAAACAGGTTTTGGACCCGGCCAAGCGCAAGCGCCTGGTGAAGTAG
- a CDS encoding replication-associated recombination protein A: MEPLAERLRPRNLDEVLGQPHLTGERGLLRRMLEAKRLSPMVLFGPPGTGKTTLARLLAEGVGKPFLWLSAVEAGLKEVRQAVERAREAGGLVLFLDEIHRFNKAQQDALLPHLESGLLTLIGATAENPAFLLTPALRSRLRLLPVRPLSEEDLLALLQRALRDPRGLPGIPYEEEALKLLAQAAQGDARFALNTLELAAAFGEVSRESVREALGAERFAMDRQGDRFYDLISALHKSLRGCHVDAALYYLARLLKGGADPRYVARRLIRVAVEDVGLADPLALRLAVAALEAYEALGSPEGELALVEAAVYLALAPKSNSLYTAWQRAEEIAQAHPEAPVPLNLRNAPTALARALGHGRGYAYYHEDQEGSFAQRYLPEGLEDLRLFEATGEGWEARVRERLKALRERFAMKEL; the protein is encoded by the coding sequence GTGGAACCCTTGGCGGAGCGCCTACGGCCGAGAAACCTGGACGAGGTCCTGGGCCAGCCCCACCTCACGGGGGAAAGGGGCCTCCTAAGGCGGATGCTGGAGGCCAAGCGCTTGAGCCCCATGGTCCTCTTCGGCCCCCCGGGCACGGGCAAGACCACCCTGGCCCGGCTCCTAGCGGAGGGCGTGGGCAAACCCTTCCTATGGCTTTCCGCCGTGGAGGCGGGGCTCAAAGAGGTGCGGCAGGCGGTGGAAAGGGCACGGGAGGCAGGGGGGCTCGTGCTCTTCCTAGACGAAATCCACCGCTTCAACAAGGCCCAGCAGGACGCCCTTCTGCCCCACCTGGAGTCCGGCCTCCTCACCCTCATCGGGGCCACGGCGGAAAACCCCGCCTTCCTCCTCACCCCCGCCCTGCGCTCCCGCCTCCGCCTCCTCCCCGTACGCCCCCTTTCCGAGGAGGACCTCCTCGCCCTCCTCCAGCGGGCCCTAAGGGACCCCCGGGGCCTCCCCGGCATCCCTTACGAGGAAGAGGCCCTAAAGCTCCTCGCCCAGGCGGCCCAAGGGGATGCCCGTTTCGCCCTGAACACCCTAGAGCTCGCCGCCGCCTTCGGCGAGGTGAGCCGGGAAAGCGTGCGGGAAGCCCTGGGGGCGGAGCGCTTCGCCATGGACCGCCAAGGGGACCGGTTTTACGACCTCATCTCCGCCCTGCACAAGAGCCTTAGGGGCTGCCACGTGGACGCCGCCCTCTACTACCTGGCAAGGCTTCTCAAGGGCGGGGCGGACCCCCGCTACGTCGCCCGCCGCCTCATCCGGGTGGCGGTGGAGGACGTGGGCCTCGCCGACCCCTTGGCCCTCCGCTTGGCGGTGGCAGCCCTGGAGGCCTACGAGGCCTTGGGGAGCCCGGAAGGGGAGCTCGCCCTGGTGGAGGCGGCGGTGTACCTGGCCCTGGCCCCCAAGTCCAATAGCCTCTACACCGCCTGGCAAAGGGCGGAGGAGATAGCCCAGGCCCACCCCGAGGCTCCCGTGCCCCTCAACCTTAGGAACGCCCCCACCGCCCTCGCCCGGGCCTTAGGCCACGGCCGGGGCTACGCCTACTACCACGAGGACCAGGAGGGGAGCTTCGCCCAGCGGTACCTGCCGGAGGGCCTCGAGGACCTCCGCCTCTTTGAGGCCACGGGGGAGGGCTGGGAAGCAAGGGTGCGGGAGCGGCTCAAAGCCCTTCGGGAGCGGTTTGCCATGAAGGAGCTGTAG
- a CDS encoding carbohydrate ABC transporter permease translates to MGRFLKHLFVFAVLLFIALPFLWMAYAAFMPKEAVYSGELFSRMGFSLESVRALAKEGFWDRLFFSLGLSSGVVALQLFTALLAAYALRAGLGLLPFYLFLMAVPAELLLVPLYGILKGFGLLDTFWALVLPFAASPFVIYLVYQAMRGVPEELLEAARLDGAGHRVLLFRILFPLVRPTLVAAGVLSFAAHWNLVLYPRVVVSDPGLWTLQTWLTDLQRKYPTDWGLLSAAALFSVLPIALLYLLFERRVVATFEEGLKG, encoded by the coding sequence GTGGGCCGCTTCCTCAAGCACCTTTTCGTCTTCGCCGTCCTCCTTTTCATCGCCCTCCCTTTCCTCTGGATGGCCTACGCCGCCTTCATGCCCAAGGAGGCGGTGTACTCGGGGGAGCTCTTCTCCCGGATGGGTTTCAGCCTGGAAAGCGTTCGGGCTCTCGCCAAGGAGGGCTTCTGGGACCGGCTTTTCTTCTCCTTAGGCCTTTCGTCGGGCGTGGTGGCCCTGCAGCTTTTCACGGCGCTTCTCGCCGCTTATGCCCTGAGGGCGGGGCTTGGGCTTCTGCCCTTTTACCTCTTCCTCATGGCGGTGCCGGCAGAGCTCCTCTTGGTGCCGCTTTACGGCATTTTAAAGGGGTTTGGCCTTCTGGACACCTTCTGGGCCTTGGTCTTGCCCTTTGCCGCCAGCCCCTTTGTCATCTATTTGGTCTACCAGGCCATGCGGGGCGTGCCGGAGGAGCTTTTGGAGGCGGCCAGGCTGGATGGGGCGGGGCATCGGGTGCTCCTTTTCCGCATCCTTTTCCCCTTGGTCCGGCCCACCTTGGTGGCGGCGGGGGTGCTTTCCTTCGCCGCCCACTGGAACCTGGTACTCTACCCCAGGGTGGTGGTGTCGGACCCGGGGCTTTGGACGTTGCAGACCTGGCTCACCGACCTGCAGCGCAAGTACCCCACGGACTGGGGCCTGCTCTCGGCGGCGGCCCTTTTTAGCGTTTTGCCCATCGCCCTCCTGTACCTCCTCTTTGAACGGCGGGTGGTGGCCACCTTTGAGGAGGGGCTGAAGGGCTAG
- a CDS encoding CaiB/BaiF CoA transferase family protein, with protein MGPLSGIKVLDLSRVLAGPLCTLILADLGAEVVKVEPPWGDETRGWGPPFLQGESAYFLSVNRGKRSVALDLKHPEGQEAVRRLAREADVLVENFKTGDLARYGLDYAGLSAINPRLVYLSLTGFGHTGPRAKEPGYDAALQGYTGIMSVTGEPQGPPMKVGVAWIDVMTGMMGAIAVLAALWERERSGLGQHIDLSLFDVGLFALANLGQSYLLTGKPPKRLGNAHAQIVPYGAFPAEDGWLVLAVGNDEQFARLCQVLGLPELRERFPTNRERVTHREEVVEALAQVLRTKPRAHWLKLFQAVGVPAAPVNDLAEAFQDPQAQARGAVWSLEHPLLGTLPTLANPLRFLSRTPASPPSPPPLLGEHTEAVLLEAGFTPEEVRRLVEKGIARVAKRPEG; from the coding sequence ATGGGACCCCTTTCCGGCATCAAGGTCCTGGACCTTTCCCGCGTGCTTGCGGGGCCCCTTTGCACCCTGATCCTGGCGGACCTGGGGGCGGAGGTCGTCAAGGTGGAACCCCCCTGGGGGGACGAGACCCGGGGCTGGGGCCCGCCCTTCCTCCAGGGGGAAAGCGCCTACTTCCTCTCGGTGAACCGGGGCAAGAGGAGCGTGGCCCTGGACCTAAAGCACCCCGAGGGCCAGGAGGCGGTGCGGCGCCTGGCCAGGGAGGCCGACGTCCTGGTGGAAAACTTCAAGACGGGGGACCTGGCCCGCTACGGCCTGGACTACGCCGGCCTTAGTGCCATAAACCCTCGCCTCGTCTACCTCTCCCTCACCGGCTTCGGCCACACCGGCCCCAGGGCCAAGGAACCCGGCTACGACGCCGCGCTTCAGGGCTACACCGGCATCATGTCCGTGACCGGGGAGCCCCAAGGCCCCCCCATGAAGGTGGGGGTGGCCTGGATTGACGTGATGACGGGGATGATGGGGGCCATAGCCGTGCTCGCCGCCCTTTGGGAAAGGGAGCGAAGCGGCCTGGGCCAGCACATAGACCTCTCCCTCTTTGACGTGGGCCTTTTCGCCCTGGCCAACCTGGGCCAAAGCTACCTCCTCACGGGGAAACCCCCAAAGAGGCTCGGCAACGCCCACGCCCAGATCGTTCCCTATGGGGCCTTCCCCGCGGAGGACGGATGGCTCGTCTTGGCCGTGGGGAACGACGAGCAGTTTGCCCGGCTCTGCCAGGTCCTGGGGCTTCCCGAGCTAAGGGAGCGCTTCCCCACCAACCGCGAGCGGGTAACCCACCGGGAAGAGGTGGTGGAGGCTCTCGCCCAAGTTCTCAGGACCAAGCCCAGGGCCCACTGGCTTAAGCTTTTCCAAGCGGTGGGCGTCCCCGCCGCCCCGGTGAACGACCTGGCCGAGGCCTTCCAGGACCCCCAGGCCCAGGCGCGGGGAGCGGTTTGGAGCCTGGAACACCCCCTGTTGGGCACGCTTCCCACCCTGGCCAACCCCTTGCGCTTCCTCTCCCGCACCCCCGCAAGCCCCCCTTCGCCCCCGCCCCTCCTTGGGGAGCACACGGAGGCCGTCCTCCTGGAGGCGGGCTTCACCCCAGAAGAGGTGCGCCGCCTTGTGGAAAAGGGTATCGCCAGGGTGGCCAAGAGACCGGAGGGATGA